Proteins encoded in a region of the Mercenaria mercenaria strain notata chromosome 1, MADL_Memer_1, whole genome shotgun sequence genome:
- the LOC123545573 gene encoding uncharacterized protein LOC123545573: MVDELLNLLEENTENYPDNASQEKNIMPSVMRGAAYILRNMQISSQLLLTKSLKTSFADIRSDINRCLEQFGKDVSIIDVNRQKDIPENLQKRNVEGQMKYLKQTVTEQEKEIKEIQRQNRILQNEIEQYRPENVSATVQLLNTLGGNSVDEMEKELKTTLTSKLGTMNFITCQSASDLDDKKLVIVLCIVSTRLRADAAKAIKDIKNPGNAALLIIHITEAHYLPNQNSSSNLTDQNFKKLRHIFDMAFKSGNGFFQCDMNERSINELCSFCKKHPYGDRF, encoded by the exons ATGGTTGATGAACTTTTGAATCTTTTAGAAG AAAACACGGAAAACTATCCTGATAATGCCTCACAAGAGAAAAATATTATGCCAAGTGTGATGAGAGGAGCAGCATATATTTTAAGAAACATGCAG ATATCAAGTCAGTTGCTGCTTACAAAGAGTCTCAAAACCTCATTCGCGGATATTCGAAGTGACATCAACAGATGTCTAGAACAGTTTGGAAAAGATGTGTCCATTATCGATGTGAACCGCCAGAAAGATATTCCCGAAAACTTACAAAAAAGAAACGTAGAAGGACAGATGAAATACCTGAAACAAACCGTAACAGAACAAGAAAAAGAGATCAAAGAGATACAACGACAAAATAGAATACTTCAGAATGAAATAGAACAATACAGACCAGAAAATGTATCAG CTACAGTACAGTTATTGAATACTCTCGGGGGTAATTCAGTTGATGAAATGGAAAAAGAGCTCAAAACTACGTTGACAAGCAAGTTAGGAACGATGAACTTCATAACCTGTCAAAGTGCATCCGACTTAGATGATAAAAAGTTGGTTATAGTACTGTGTATAGTCTCGACCAGATTACGTGCAGATGCAGCAAAAgctataaaagatataaaaa ATCCTGGAAATGCTGCATTGTTGATAATACACATCACAGAGGCACATTATTTGCCAAATCAGAACAGTTCTAGCAATCTTACCGACCAGAACTTCAAGAAGTTACGTCATATCTTTGACATGGCTTTCAAGTCTGGGAATGGATTTTTTCAATGCGACATGAACGAACGAAGTATTAATGAACtatgttcattttgtaaaaaacatCCTTACGGAGACAGATTTTAA